A window of the Cannabis sativa cultivar Pink pepper isolate KNU-18-1 chromosome X, ASM2916894v1, whole genome shotgun sequence genome harbors these coding sequences:
- the LOC115706035 gene encoding serine/threonine-protein kinase RIPK translates to MAWNCIIPSCSKGKYNNKAESNTREVSKKSSFQRLSFSDLSDPNSPMLADDLSNSLISSNLHVFSLAELRDITNNFSWSNLLGEGGFGPVYKGFFGEKFKHGLEPQSVAVKLLDLDGLQGYREWLAEIIFLGQLRHQNLVKLIGYCCEEEHRLLVYDYMPRKSLEDQLFRRYSTTMPWSTRMKIAHGAAKGLAFLHETDQPVIFRDFKTSNILLDSDYTAKLSDFGLAKDGPEGEDTHVSTTHIVGTKGYAAPEYIMTGHLTTKSDVYGYGVVLLELLTGKRSIDRNRPNREQNLVDWARPFLKDPRKLYKIMDPKLEGQFSAKGAQRTCALAYKCLSRRPNFRPSMTDVVATLEPLLGLDDWFYVPFVYIAPPDQDEKVIESKGEEKDDDDDGGCGGGGRSGWRDRIISTTMSFGNYLDVSLYKNRLVASNNCVDY, encoded by the exons ATGGCATGGAATTGCATAATCCCTAGTTGTTCAAAGGGTAAATACAACAATAAGGCAGAATCTAATACAAGAGAGGTTTCGAAGAAATCTTCTTTCCAAAGgctatctttttcagatttaagTGATCCAAACTCGCCTATGTTGGCTGATGATTTATCGAATTCTCTCATTAGCTCAAATCTTCATGTTTTTTCATTGGCTGAGTTGAGAGACATAACTAATAATTTTTCGTGGAGCAATTTGCTCGGGGAAGGTGGTTTTGGACCTGTCTACAAAGGTTTTTTCGGCGAAAAGTTTAAGCATGGTTTGGAGCCTCAATCTGTTGCTGTTAAACTACTAGACTTGGATGGATTGCAAGGATATAGAGAATGGCTG GCTGAAATTATCTTTCTTGGGCAACTAAGGCATCAAAATCTTGTTAAATTGATTGGATATTGTTGTGAAGAAGAACATAGGCTTCTTGTGTATGATTACATGCCAAGAAAAAGCTTAGAAGATCAACTCTTCAGAA GGTACTCTACTACTATGCCATGGTCAACTAGAATGAAAATAGCTCATGGAGCAGCCAAAGGCCTAGCTTTTCTTCATGAAACAGATCAACCTGTCATCTTTAGAGatttcaaaacttcaaacatTTTATTAGATtct GACTATACAGCAAAACTTTCAGATTTTGGATTAGCAAAAGATGGGCCAGAAGGAGAAGATACACATGTTAGTACTACACATATAGTAGGCACTAAAGGATATGCTGCTCCTGAATACATCATGACTG GTCATTTGACTACAAAGAGTGATGTATATGGGTATGGAGTAGTTCTATTAGAACTTTTAACAGGCAAAAGGTCAATAGATAGGAATAGGCCCAATAGAGAACAGAACTTAGTAGATTGGGCCAGGCCTTTTCTAAAAGACCCAAGAAAGCTTTACAAGATTATGGACCCAAAACTTGAAGGCCAGTTTTCAGCCAAGGGGGCCCAAAGGACCTGTGCATTGGCCTACAAGTGTTTGAGTCGCAGGCCCAATTTCCGGCCCAGTATGACTGATGTTGTAGCTACATTGGAACCTCTTTTAGGGTTAGATGATTGGTTTTATGTGCCATTTGTGTACATTGCACCACCTGATCAAGATGAGAAAGTGATTGAAAGTAAAGGCGAAGAGAAGGACGACGATGATGACGGTGGTTGTGGTGGCGGCGGCCGCAGTGGTTGGCGGGATCGGATTATATCGACTACCATGTCATTTGGGAATTACTTGGATGTTTCCTTATACAAAAATAGATTAGTTGCTTCAAATAATTGTGTAGATTATTAG